A genomic region of Streptomyces sp. NBC_00162 contains the following coding sequences:
- a CDS encoding DUF402 domain-containing protein → MRSFGVGETVVRRDVHRGRVWSERALRVIDDGSEALVTACAPGAEARWPALYAKARADGDRTVRAEAFEALATGEWELARGLWQETELLLWKPPDAWFSINAFFTGAGLRNWYVNFEHPTRRTGGGFDTFDLTVDLVVSPDLSRWTWKDEDEYAHVRRLGIIDDIEHQAVEDARGQVLGMLADRCGPFEAAERWAVWRWDSAWPAPRLPQPVSAAERVAPEGG, encoded by the coding sequence GTGCGGTCGTTCGGGGTCGGGGAGACGGTGGTGCGGCGGGATGTGCACCGGGGCCGGGTGTGGAGCGAGCGGGCGCTTCGTGTCATCGACGATGGCAGCGAGGCTCTGGTGACGGCCTGCGCGCCGGGCGCGGAGGCCCGCTGGCCGGCTCTGTATGCCAAGGCCCGCGCCGACGGCGACCGCACGGTGCGCGCCGAGGCGTTCGAGGCGCTGGCGACGGGGGAGTGGGAGCTCGCTCGCGGTCTGTGGCAGGAGACGGAGCTGCTGCTGTGGAAGCCGCCGGACGCGTGGTTCAGCATCAACGCGTTCTTCACCGGCGCCGGTCTGCGGAACTGGTACGTGAACTTCGAGCACCCGACCCGCCGTACCGGGGGCGGCTTCGACACCTTCGACCTGACCGTGGACCTGGTCGTCAGCCCCGACTTGAGCCGCTGGACGTGGAAGGACGAGGACGAGTACGCGCACGTGCGGCGGCTCGGCATCATCGACGACATCGAGCACCAGGCCGTGGAGGACGCCCGTGGCCAGGTGCTCGGCATGCTCGCCGACCGCTGCGGTCCGTTCGAAGCCGCGGAGCGGTGGGCGGTTTGGCGGTGGGATTCGGCCTGGCCCGCGCCGCGTCTGCCGCAGCCCGTGTCGGCCGCGGAGAGGGTTGCACCGGAAGGCGGCTGA